A genome region from Nicotiana tabacum cultivar K326 chromosome 13, ASM71507v2, whole genome shotgun sequence includes the following:
- the LOC107787799 gene encoding glycerol-3-phosphate dehydrogenase SDP6, mitochondrial-like isoform X1: protein MATSIRLRRLGAIAVVAGGAYTIVRNPSFSSNDRGDKSTALDTFRRKIADPFAVVPSRATQEASLIGSSLSNPLDILVVGGGATGCGVALDAATRGLRVGLVERDDFSSGTSSRSTKLIHGGVRYLEKAFFNLDYGQLKLVFHALEERKQVIDNAPHLCHALPCMTPCFDWFEAIYYWAGLKMYDLVAGRHLLHLSRYYSAQESVELFPTLARNGKDKTLKGTVVYYDGQMNDSRLNVAIACSAALAGAAVLNHAEVVSLLKDEGDGRIIGARIRNNLSGKEFDAYAKVVVNAAGPFCDAVRKLADKDAKPMICPSSGVHVVLPDYYSPEGMGLIVPKTKDGRVVFMLPWLGRTVAGTTDSNTSITMLPEPHENEIEFILDAISDYLNVKVRRTDVLSAWSGIRPLAIDPKAKSTESISRDHVVAEEHPGLVTITGGKWTTYRSMAEDAVDAAVKSGKLNPANKCLTYNLQLIGADGWEPASFTILAQQYVRMKRSRGGKVVPGVMDTAAAKHLSHAYGALSERVAAIAQNENLGKRLAHGYPFLEAEVAYCAREEYCESAVDFVARRCRLAFLDTDAAQRALPRIIEILAAEHKWDRARQKQELQKGKQFLETFKSSKNAQFHDGKH, encoded by the exons ATGGCCACCTCCATTCGCCTCCGTCGTCTCGGCGCTATCGCCGTCGTAGCCGGCGGAGCATACACAATTGTACGGAATCCTTCATTCTCATCAAACGACCGCGGCGATAAGTCCACCGCACTCGACACCTTCCGCCGGAAAATTGCTGATCCTTTCGCCGTCGTTCCGTCTCGAGCCACTCAGGAAGCGTCTCTGATCGGCTCCAGCTTGTCTAATCCTCTCGACATCCTTGTTGTCGGCGGCGGTGCCACCGGCTGTGGTGTCGCACTTGATGCTGCAACGCGTGGGCTCCGTGTTGGCCTTGTCGAACGAGATGATTTTTCTTCTGGCACTTCTTCAAGGTCCACTAAGTTAATTCATGGAG GAGTTCGCTATTTGGAGAAAGCATTTTTCAACTTAGATTACGGGCAGTTAAAGCTAGTTTTCCATGCCCTAGAGGAGCGTAAACAGGTCATTGACAATGCTCCGCACCTTTGTCATGCTTTACCATGCATGACTCCTTGTTTTGATTGGTTTGAAGCGATCTACTACTGGGCCGGCCTGAAAATGTATGATCTGGTCGCGGGGCGACACCTACTGCATTTGTCTAGGTATTACTCTGCACAAGAGTCGGTTGAATTGTTTCCTACCCTCGCACGAAATGGTAAAGATAAAACTCTGAAGGGAACtgtggtatattatgatggacAAATGAACGACTCGCGCCTCAATGTTGCAATAGCATGCTCTGCTGCTTTGGCTGGTGCAGCAGTGCTTAACCATGCAGAGGTTGTATCCCTTCTCAAAGATGAGGGTGATGGTAGAATAATTGGTGCACGTATTCGGAACAACTTGTCAG GTAAGGAGTTTGATGCATATGCAAAAGTTGTTGTTAATGCTGCTGGGCCCTTTTGTGATGCTGTACGGAAGTTGGCTGATAAAGATGCAAAACCCATGATCTGTCCCAGTAGTGGtgttcatgttgtacttcctgaTTACTATTCTCCAGAAGGAATGGGCTTAATTGTCCCTAAAACTAAGGATGGTCGAGTGGTCTTTATGCTTCCATGGTTGGGTAGAACAGTAGCTGGTACTACTGATTCAAACACCAGCATAACGATGCTGCCAGAACCTCATGAGAATGAGATCGAATTCATTTTGGATGCCATCTCTGATTATCTTAATGTTAAG GTACGGCGTACTGATGTCCTATCTGCTTGGAGTGGTATCCGCCCTCTAGCAATTGATCCCAAGGCAAAGAGTACAGAGAGCATCTCCAGAGATCATGTTGTCGCTGAAGAGCATCCTGGTTTGGTGACAATTACTGGTGGAAAATGGACTACATATAGAAG CATGGCAGAAGATGCGGTTGATGCGGCTGTAAAATCTGGAAAATTGAACCCAGCGAATAAATGCTTGACATACAACCTACAACTTATAGGTGCAGATGGATGGGAACCTGCATCTTTTACGATACTTGCTCAACAGTATGTCCGCATGAAAAGGTCACGTGGAGGAAAGGTTGTTCCAGGAGTGATGGACACCGCTGCCGCTAAACATCTATCTCATGCATATGGTGCTTTGTCTGAACGAGTGGCTGCTATTGCTCAG aacgaaaatttgggaaaacgACTGGCACATGGATACCCTTTCTTGGAAGCTGAGGTTGCCTACTGTGCTCGGGAAGAGTACTGTGAATCCGCTGTAGATTTTGTAGCTAGAAGATGTCGTCTTGCCTTCCTCGACACTGATGCTGCACAGCGAGCACTGCCACGAATAATAGAGATACTGGCTGCAGAGCACAAATGGGACAGGGCTAGGCAGAAACAAGAGTTGCAGAAGGGAAAACAATTTTTAGAAACTTTCAAGTCATCAAAAAATGCACAATTCCATGACGGGAAGCACTA G
- the LOC107787799 gene encoding glycerol-3-phosphate dehydrogenase SDP6, mitochondrial-like isoform X2 → MATSIRLRRLGAIAVVAGGAYTIVRNPSFSSNDRGDKSTALDTFRRKIADPFAVVPSRATQEASLIGSSLSNPLDILVVGGGATGCGVALDAATRGLRVGLVERDDFSSGTSSRSTKLIHGGVRYLEKAFFNLDYGQLKLVFHALEERKQVIDNAPHLCHALPCMTPCFDWFEAIYYWAGLKMYDLVAGRHLLHLSRYYSAQESVELFPTLARNGKDKTLKGTVVYYDGQMNDSRLNVAIACSAALAGAAVLNHAEVVSLLKDEGDGRIIGARIRNNLSGKEFDAYAKVVVNAAGPFCDAVRKLADKDAKPMICPSSGVHVVLPDYYSPEGMGLIVPKTKDGRVVFMLPWLGRTVAGTTDSNTSITMLPEPHENEIEFILDAISDYLNVKVRRTDVLSAWSGIRPLAIDPKAKSTESISRDHVVAEEHPGLVTITGGKWTTYRSMAEDAVDAAVKSGKLNPANKCLTYNLQLIGADGWEPASFTILAQQYVRMKRSRGGKVVPGVMDTAAAKHLSHAYGALSERVAAIAQNENLGKRLAHGYPFLEAEVAYCAREEYCESAVDFVARRCRLAFLDTDAAQRALPRIIEILAAEHKWDRARQKQELQKGKQFLETFKSSKNAQFHDGKH, encoded by the exons ATGGCCACCTCCATTCGCCTCCGTCGTCTCGGCGCTATCGCCGTCGTAGCCGGCGGAGCATACACAATTGTACGGAATCCTTCATTCTCATCAAACGACCGCGGCGATAAGTCCACCGCACTCGACACCTTCCGCCGGAAAATTGCTGATCCTTTCGCCGTCGTTCCGTCTCGAGCCACTCAGGAAGCGTCTCTGATCGGCTCCAGCTTGTCTAATCCTCTCGACATCCTTGTTGTCGGCGGCGGTGCCACCGGCTGTGGTGTCGCACTTGATGCTGCAACGCGTGGGCTCCGTGTTGGCCTTGTCGAACGAGATGATTTTTCTTCTGGCACTTCTTCAAGGTCCACTAAGTTAATTCATGGAG GAGTTCGCTATTTGGAGAAAGCATTTTTCAACTTAGATTACGGGCAGTTAAAGCTAGTTTTCCATGCCCTAGAGGAGCGTAAACAGGTCATTGACAATGCTCCGCACCTTTGTCATGCTTTACCATGCATGACTCCTTGTTTTGATTGGTTTGAAGCGATCTACTACTGGGCCGGCCTGAAAATGTATGATCTGGTCGCGGGGCGACACCTACTGCATTTGTCTAGGTATTACTCTGCACAAGAGTCGGTTGAATTGTTTCCTACCCTCGCACGAAATGGTAAAGATAAAACTCTGAAGGGAACtgtggtatattatgatggacAAATGAACGACTCGCGCCTCAATGTTGCAATAGCATGCTCTGCTGCTTTGGCTGGTGCAGCAGTGCTTAACCATGCAGAGGTTGTATCCCTTCTCAAAGATGAGGGTGATGGTAGAATAATTGGTGCACGTATTCGGAACAACTTGTCAG GTAAGGAGTTTGATGCATATGCAAAAGTTGTTGTTAATGCTGCTGGGCCCTTTTGTGATGCTGTACGGAAGTTGGCTGATAAAGATGCAAAACCCATGATCTGTCCCAGTAGTGGtgttcatgttgtacttcctgaTTACTATTCTCCAGAAGGAATGGGCTTAATTGTCCCTAAAACTAAGGATGGTCGAGTGGTCTTTATGCTTCCATGGTTGGGTAGAACAGTAGCTGGTACTACTGATTCAAACACCAGCATAACGATGCTGCCAGAACCTCATGAGAATGAGATCGAATTCATTTTGGATGCCATCTCTGATTATCTTAATGTTAAG GTACGGCGTACTGATGTCCTATCTGCTTGGAGTGGTATCCGCCCTCTAGCAATTGATCCCAAGGCAAAGAGTACAGAGAGCATCTCCAGAGATCATGTTGTCGCTGAAGAGCATCCTGGTTTGGTGACAATTACTGGTGGAAAATGGACTACATATAGAAG CATGGCAGAAGATGCGGTTGATGCGGCTGTAAAATCTGGAAAATTGAACCCAGCGAATAAATGCTTGACATACAACCTACAACTTATAGGTGCAGATGGATGGGAACCTGCATCTTTTACGATACTTGCTCAACAGTATGTCCGCATGAAAAGGTCACGTGGAGGAAAGGTTGTTCCAGGAGTGATGGACACCGCTGCCGCTAAACATCTATCTCATGCATATGGTGCTTTGTCTGAACGAGTGGCTGCTATTGCTCAG aacgaaaatttgggaaaacgACTGGCACATGGATACCCTTTCTTGGAAGCTGAGGTTGCCTACTGTGCTCGGGAAGAGTACTGTGAATCCGCTGTAGATTTTGTAGCTAGAAGATGTCGTCTTGCCTTCCTCGACACTGATGCTGCACAGCGAGCACTGCCACGAATAATAGAGATACTGGCTGCAGAGCACAAATGGGACAGGGCTAGGCAGAAACAAGAGTTGCAGAAGGGAAAACAATTTTTAGAAACTTTCAAGTCATCAAAAAATGCACAATTCCATGACGGGAAGCACTAG